Proteins found in one Carassius auratus strain Wakin chromosome 42, ASM336829v1, whole genome shotgun sequence genomic segment:
- the LOC113060458 gene encoding kanadaptin-like isoform X2: MMESESSGQIENNHTEMETESSSRPENGQTGDTKQDLSSINENTDAPFKKPDIFVAPSLPAKKSGGLNSSKKLTEELSSSISENKGTDSKHQQLSANPTDSQTEPCDHTSEKSEVQKVQPKPKDIRPKIPAKLPPAGNFPPLPYTEPPWGSVPDIRYSFELLKNGSILDTVPLTQSSYFVVGRLPVCDVSLEHPSISRYHAVVQYRGRAGQDGVVGEEKGFYAYDLGSTHGTFVNKNKIPPKTYIRLRVGHVLKFGGSTRLFILQGPEFDEEAESELTVTELRERARKQREELEKRMMGDGSDEEEEKEDSEASASRGSSSEDTGCSWGMAEEAVPEEDENEENPFATEFQEDQEAAYLKDPKKALQGFYDREGEELEFEYEEKGHGTWLCRIKLPVDDSVGRQLVAEVTHTGKKKEAAVQCCLEACRILEARGLLRQEAVSRKRKKKNWEDEDFYDSDDDTFLDRTGAVEKKRTERMKKAGKIRERPETYESLLAKLAKVEKELADTEKRLSSSGKGVFSSSTEDPLDAFMSAVRSEAALDGVERKKLHLHVAELKKEGQRLRKLADLAKPTQLPSLQASSQDTEKPKKISLPLFGAMKGGSKFKLKTGTIGTLPQKRTNLPPELFNMKEMPPGGEEEKEEEEEEEEEEEEEKNKKPEDALTDGDMEVVQCVEPTSSEHSGADRAETQGPNAKVVLEDQPAKIAASREKQKDKSPHLQDKGASPPKEEFDSSVSNVQSPKTNTKKKVIGPSRPPVTMSKQYPEDDPDYCVWVPPSGQTGDGRTHLNDKYGY; encoded by the exons ATGATGGAGTCTGAAAGCAGCGGACAAATAGAAAATAATCACACAGAAATGGAAACAGAGAGTAGCTCGCGCCCTGAGAACGGTCAAACCGGTGACACTAAACAAGACTTATCCAGCattaatgaaaacacagatgctCCTTTTAAGAAACCGGATATTTTTGTAGCTCCATCTCTCCCTGCGAAGAAATCAGGAGGGTTAAACTCAAGCAAGAAACTCACAGAGGAATTAAGCAGCAGCATATCAGAGAATAAAGGCACGGATAGTAAACACCAGCAACTATCTGCAAACCCCACAGACAGTCAAACAGAGCCGTGCGATCATACATCCGAGAAATCAGAGGTACAGAAGGTCCAGCCGAAACCGAAAGACATCCGACCTAAGATCCCTGCCAAACTACCCCCGGCGGGTAATTTCCCCCCGCTCCCCTACACCGAGCCCCCGTGGGGATCTGTTCCTGACATTCGTTACTCGTTTGAGCTGCTGAAAAACGGGTCGATCTTAGACACGGTCCCTCTGACCCAGAGTAGTTACTTTGTGGTGGGTCGGTTGCCGGTGTGTGATGTGTCTCTGGAGCACCCGTCCATCTCCCGCTATCACGCTGTGGTGCAGTACCGGGGCAGAGCTGGGCAGGACGGGGTCGTAGGAGAGGAGAAGGGCTTCTATGCCTATGATCTGGGCAGCACTCATGGGACTTTTGTGAATAAGAACAAAATACCGCCTAAAACTTACATAAGGCTACGAGTGGGGCACGTTCTGAAGTTTGGAGGAAGCACGAGACTCTTTATTTTGCAG GGTCCAGAGTTTGACGAAGAAGCAGAATCTGAACTGACGGTGACAGAGCTCAGAGAGCGTGCTAGAAAACAGAGAGAAGAGCTGGAGAAGAGGATGATGGGTGACGGCTCAGacgaggaggaagagaaagaggacAGCGAAGCCAGTGCTTCAAGGGGAAGCTCCTCAGAAGATACCGGCTGCTCTTGGGGAATGG ctgaagaGGCAGTGCCAGAAGAGGACGAGAATGAGGAGAATCCGTTTGCCACAGAATTTCAGGAGGATCAGGAAGCAGCTTACTTAAAAGATCCTAAAAAGGCATTACAGGGCTTTTATGACAGAGAAG gAGAAGAACTAGAGTTTGAGTATGAAGAAAAAGGCCATGGTACCTGGCTCTGCAGAATCAA GTTGCCGGTGGATGATTCTGTGGGCAGACAGCTGGTGGCTGAAGTGACCCACACAGGGAAAAAGAAAGAAGCGGCCGTCCAGTGCTGTTTAGAGGCCTGCCGCATCCTGGAGGCCCGCGGTCTTCTGAGACAGGAGGCAG TGTCCCGCAAACGCAAGAAGAAGAACTGGGAAGATGAAGATTTTTATGACAGTGATGATGACACGTTCCTTGACCGGACAGGAGCGGTGGAGAAGAAGCGGACTGAACGCATGAAGAAGGCTGGAAAGATTCGGGAGCGTCCTGAAACATATGAATCACTG CTAGCCAAACTGGCTAAGGTGGAAAAAGAGCTGGCTGACACTGAGAAAAGGCTCAGTTCTTCTGGGAAAG GAGTCTTCAGTTCTTCCACAGAGGACCCTCTGGATGCTTTCATGAGCGCCGTACGGAGCGAGGCCGCGCTGGATGGGGTGGAGAGAAAGAAGCTACATTTACATGTGGCCGAGTTGAAGAAGGAAGGTCAGAGACTGCGCAAGCTAGCAGACCTGGCCAAACCCACCCAGCTGCCCTCATTACAGGCCAGCAG TCAGGACACCGAGAAACCAAAGAAGATATCTCTGCCTTTGTTTGGAGCAATGAAAGGAGGCAGTAAGTTCAAACTGAAGACTGGAACTATAGGA ACTTTACCCCAAAAGCGAACCAATTTGCCTCCTGAGCTCTTCAACATGAAAGAAATGCCCCCTGGTGGtgaggaagagaaagaagaagaagaggaggaggaggaggaggaggaggaggaaaaaaacaAGAAACCAGAGGATGCGCTCACAGATGGTGATATGGAAGTTGTTCAGTGTGTAGAGCCGACCAGCTCAGAACACTCCGGTGCAGACAGAGCTGAAACTCAGGGCCCTAATG CCAAAGTAGTCCTCGAGGACCAGCCTGCCAAGATAGCTGCATCTCGTGAAAAACAGAAAGACAAGTCTCCCCATCTTCAAGACAAAGGTGCCTCTCCTCCAAAAG AAGAATTTGACAGCAGTGTCTCAAATGTCCAGAGTCCAAAGACAAATACGAAGAAGAAAGTTATTGGCCCAAGCAGg CCTCCTGTGACCATGTCTAAGCAGTACCCAGAAGATGATCCCGACTACTGCGTTTGGGTTCCTCCGTCGG GTCAGACCGGTGATGGTCGAACACATCTGAATGATAAGTATGGATACTGA
- the LOC113060458 gene encoding kanadaptin-like isoform X1, with protein MMESESSGQIENNHTEMETESSSRPENGQTGDTKQDLSSINENTDAPFKKPDIFVAPSLPAKKSGGLNSSKKLTEELSSSISENKGTDSKHQQLSANPTDSQTEPCDHTSEKSEVQKVQPKPKDIRPKIPAKLPPAGNFPPLPYTEPPWGSVPDIRYSFELLKNGSILDTVPLTQSSYFVVGRLPVCDVSLEHPSISRYHAVVQYRGRAGQDGVVGEEKGFYAYDLGSTHGTFVNKNKIPPKTYIRLRVGHVLKFGGSTRLFILQGPEFDEEAESELTVTELRERARKQREELEKRMMGDGSDEEEEKEDSEASASRGSSSEDTGCSWGMAEEAVPEEDENEENPFATEFQEDQEAAYLKDPKKALQGFYDREGEELEFEYEEKGHGTWLCRIKLPVDDSVGRQLVAEVTHTGKKKEAAVQCCLEACRILEARGLLRQEAVSRKRKKKNWEDEDFYDSDDDTFLDRTGAVEKKRTERMKKAGKIRERPETYESLLAKLAKVEKELADTEKRLSSSGKGVFSSSTEDPLDAFMSAVRSEAALDGVERKKLHLHVAELKKEGQRLRKLADLAKPTQLPSLQASSSQDTEKPKKISLPLFGAMKGGSKFKLKTGTIGTLPQKRTNLPPELFNMKEMPPGGEEEKEEEEEEEEEEEEEKNKKPEDALTDGDMEVVQCVEPTSSEHSGADRAETQGPNAKVVLEDQPAKIAASREKQKDKSPHLQDKGASPPKEEFDSSVSNVQSPKTNTKKKVIGPSRPPVTMSKQYPEDDPDYCVWVPPSGQTGDGRTHLNDKYGY; from the exons ATGATGGAGTCTGAAAGCAGCGGACAAATAGAAAATAATCACACAGAAATGGAAACAGAGAGTAGCTCGCGCCCTGAGAACGGTCAAACCGGTGACACTAAACAAGACTTATCCAGCattaatgaaaacacagatgctCCTTTTAAGAAACCGGATATTTTTGTAGCTCCATCTCTCCCTGCGAAGAAATCAGGAGGGTTAAACTCAAGCAAGAAACTCACAGAGGAATTAAGCAGCAGCATATCAGAGAATAAAGGCACGGATAGTAAACACCAGCAACTATCTGCAAACCCCACAGACAGTCAAACAGAGCCGTGCGATCATACATCCGAGAAATCAGAGGTACAGAAGGTCCAGCCGAAACCGAAAGACATCCGACCTAAGATCCCTGCCAAACTACCCCCGGCGGGTAATTTCCCCCCGCTCCCCTACACCGAGCCCCCGTGGGGATCTGTTCCTGACATTCGTTACTCGTTTGAGCTGCTGAAAAACGGGTCGATCTTAGACACGGTCCCTCTGACCCAGAGTAGTTACTTTGTGGTGGGTCGGTTGCCGGTGTGTGATGTGTCTCTGGAGCACCCGTCCATCTCCCGCTATCACGCTGTGGTGCAGTACCGGGGCAGAGCTGGGCAGGACGGGGTCGTAGGAGAGGAGAAGGGCTTCTATGCCTATGATCTGGGCAGCACTCATGGGACTTTTGTGAATAAGAACAAAATACCGCCTAAAACTTACATAAGGCTACGAGTGGGGCACGTTCTGAAGTTTGGAGGAAGCACGAGACTCTTTATTTTGCAG GGTCCAGAGTTTGACGAAGAAGCAGAATCTGAACTGACGGTGACAGAGCTCAGAGAGCGTGCTAGAAAACAGAGAGAAGAGCTGGAGAAGAGGATGATGGGTGACGGCTCAGacgaggaggaagagaaagaggacAGCGAAGCCAGTGCTTCAAGGGGAAGCTCCTCAGAAGATACCGGCTGCTCTTGGGGAATGG ctgaagaGGCAGTGCCAGAAGAGGACGAGAATGAGGAGAATCCGTTTGCCACAGAATTTCAGGAGGATCAGGAAGCAGCTTACTTAAAAGATCCTAAAAAGGCATTACAGGGCTTTTATGACAGAGAAG gAGAAGAACTAGAGTTTGAGTATGAAGAAAAAGGCCATGGTACCTGGCTCTGCAGAATCAA GTTGCCGGTGGATGATTCTGTGGGCAGACAGCTGGTGGCTGAAGTGACCCACACAGGGAAAAAGAAAGAAGCGGCCGTCCAGTGCTGTTTAGAGGCCTGCCGCATCCTGGAGGCCCGCGGTCTTCTGAGACAGGAGGCAG TGTCCCGCAAACGCAAGAAGAAGAACTGGGAAGATGAAGATTTTTATGACAGTGATGATGACACGTTCCTTGACCGGACAGGAGCGGTGGAGAAGAAGCGGACTGAACGCATGAAGAAGGCTGGAAAGATTCGGGAGCGTCCTGAAACATATGAATCACTG CTAGCCAAACTGGCTAAGGTGGAAAAAGAGCTGGCTGACACTGAGAAAAGGCTCAGTTCTTCTGGGAAAG GAGTCTTCAGTTCTTCCACAGAGGACCCTCTGGATGCTTTCATGAGCGCCGTACGGAGCGAGGCCGCGCTGGATGGGGTGGAGAGAAAGAAGCTACATTTACATGTGGCCGAGTTGAAGAAGGAAGGTCAGAGACTGCGCAAGCTAGCAGACCTGGCCAAACCCACCCAGCTGCCCTCATTACAGGCCAGCAG TAGTCAGGACACCGAGAAACCAAAGAAGATATCTCTGCCTTTGTTTGGAGCAATGAAAGGAGGCAGTAAGTTCAAACTGAAGACTGGAACTATAGGA ACTTTACCCCAAAAGCGAACCAATTTGCCTCCTGAGCTCTTCAACATGAAAGAAATGCCCCCTGGTGGtgaggaagagaaagaagaagaagaggaggaggaggaggaggaggaggaggaaaaaaacaAGAAACCAGAGGATGCGCTCACAGATGGTGATATGGAAGTTGTTCAGTGTGTAGAGCCGACCAGCTCAGAACACTCCGGTGCAGACAGAGCTGAAACTCAGGGCCCTAATG CCAAAGTAGTCCTCGAGGACCAGCCTGCCAAGATAGCTGCATCTCGTGAAAAACAGAAAGACAAGTCTCCCCATCTTCAAGACAAAGGTGCCTCTCCTCCAAAAG AAGAATTTGACAGCAGTGTCTCAAATGTCCAGAGTCCAAAGACAAATACGAAGAAGAAAGTTATTGGCCCAAGCAGg CCTCCTGTGACCATGTCTAAGCAGTACCCAGAAGATGATCCCGACTACTGCGTTTGGGTTCCTCCGTCGG GTCAGACCGGTGATGGTCGAACACATCTGAATGATAAGTATGGATACTGA